One stretch of Geoalkalibacter ferrihydriticus DSM 17813 DNA includes these proteins:
- a CDS encoding FAD-dependent oxidoreductase, which translates to MAQIVFSSWGNKVVDNRKGGEQAEAPSFKLPVTLDGEKPLAAFMGWDGIIAFDDNVNIPAMAAEYMKRVQELYCCGKCTPGKKGTKVLADLLGAVLAGQAAAADLDKVPQLAELMKNCKCTLCQSATVPVLHAVTHYREDFLACLSGSLNKPAQGHHLIHKYTAPCQDKCPAHIDIPAYIEAVKEYRFDESLEVIRNSMPIPAVCGRVCPHPCETACRRTNVDEPISIMLLKRSASDWEWKHHQNPPMQPKARKNKTVAVVGAGPAGLTAAYYLALEGYPVTIYEALPDGYGGGMVAVGIPPYRMPRPILQRDIDIISALGVKIIYNTRVGKDISLPELKGKFDAVFLAPGAHRSKPMGVEGEDKGYKGFLKGGIDFLREAYMGQPTGMGKKVVVVGGGNTAIDCVRVALREGAEESVLLYRRSRKEMPADVWEVDGAEEEGVKFEFLVLPKRIVVDKKDQVIGVECVRMELGEPDDSGRRRPQPVEGSEFVVECDTVIPAIGQDPELSFIPEKMGIDITKWNTVVTRFLPLKDAKGKNLNDSMGNPLSRVLVTDCEGVFAGGDAEIGPLTAVACVGSGHRAAKVMQRWLEEGKSYLTDEEIMEDILTYLGVYDKNEQVSWLDSASREHQAEIHGPERASYKNYSEVELGFKDSQAVREAERCLRCYRMAMAAI; encoded by the coding sequence TTGGCCCAGATCGTTTTTTCCAGTTGGGGAAACAAGGTCGTTGACAACCGCAAGGGCGGCGAGCAAGCCGAAGCTCCGAGCTTCAAGCTGCCCGTCACCCTTGATGGCGAAAAACCCCTCGCCGCCTTCATGGGTTGGGACGGCATCATCGCCTTCGACGACAATGTCAACATACCGGCCATGGCCGCGGAATACATGAAGCGAGTGCAGGAACTGTACTGCTGCGGCAAATGTACTCCCGGCAAAAAAGGCACCAAGGTGCTCGCCGATTTGCTCGGCGCGGTGCTTGCCGGCCAGGCCGCAGCCGCCGACCTTGACAAGGTGCCGCAACTTGCCGAATTGATGAAAAACTGCAAGTGCACCCTGTGCCAGAGCGCCACGGTTCCGGTACTGCACGCCGTCACCCACTACCGCGAAGACTTTCTAGCCTGCCTCAGCGGCTCGCTGAACAAGCCTGCGCAGGGGCATCACCTCATCCATAAATATACCGCACCCTGTCAGGACAAATGTCCTGCTCACATCGATATTCCCGCCTATATCGAGGCGGTCAAAGAATATCGCTTCGATGAATCCCTTGAAGTGATCCGCAACAGCATGCCCATTCCTGCCGTTTGCGGCCGGGTCTGCCCACATCCCTGCGAAACCGCTTGTCGCCGCACCAACGTCGATGAACCCATCAGCATCATGCTGCTCAAGCGCTCGGCCTCCGACTGGGAATGGAAGCATCACCAGAATCCGCCTATGCAGCCCAAGGCGCGCAAAAACAAAACCGTGGCCGTCGTCGGCGCCGGACCGGCAGGTCTCACCGCCGCCTATTACCTCGCCCTTGAGGGCTATCCCGTCACTATCTATGAGGCTCTGCCGGATGGCTACGGCGGGGGCATGGTCGCGGTGGGCATACCACCCTACCGGATGCCGCGCCCCATTCTCCAGCGCGACATCGATATCATTTCCGCCCTGGGCGTCAAAATCATTTATAACACCCGCGTAGGCAAAGACATTTCACTACCCGAATTGAAGGGAAAATTCGACGCGGTATTTCTTGCTCCCGGCGCGCACCGCTCCAAACCCATGGGCGTCGAAGGTGAGGACAAGGGCTACAAGGGCTTTCTCAAAGGCGGCATCGATTTTCTGCGCGAAGCCTACATGGGTCAGCCCACCGGCATGGGGAAAAAGGTCGTCGTGGTCGGCGGCGGCAACACCGCTATAGACTGCGTACGCGTCGCCTTGCGCGAGGGCGCCGAGGAATCCGTGCTGCTTTACCGTCGCTCGCGCAAGGAAATGCCTGCCGATGTCTGGGAAGTCGACGGGGCCGAAGAGGAAGGGGTCAAGTTCGAATTTCTCGTTCTGCCCAAACGTATTGTCGTCGACAAGAAGGATCAGGTGATCGGCGTCGAATGCGTGCGCATGGAACTCGGCGAACCCGACGATTCTGGACGACGTCGACCACAGCCGGTGGAGGGCAGTGAATTTGTTGTCGAATGCGACACGGTGATTCCGGCCATCGGACAGGATCCGGAACTGTCCTTCATCCCCGAGAAAATGGGCATCGATATCACCAAATGGAATACCGTCGTCACCCGCTTTCTGCCGCTTAAAGATGCCAAGGGCAAAAATCTCAACGACAGCATGGGAAATCCCCTGTCCCGCGTCCTGGTCACTGACTGCGAAGGGGTTTTCGCCGGCGGCGACGCAGAAATCGGGCCATTGACGGCGGTGGCCTGCGTCGGCAGCGGTCACCGCGCGGCCAAAGTCATGCAGCGCTGGCTTGAGGAGGGGAAGTCGTACCTGACGGACGAGGAAATCATGGAAGACATTCTCACCTACCTCGGCGTTTACGACAAAAATGAGCAGGTGTCCTGGTTGGATTCCGCAAGCCGTGAACATCAGGCCGAAATACATGGCCCCGAACGAGCCAGCTACAAGAATTATTCCGAAGTCGAACTCGGATTCAAGGACAGTCAAGCGGTTCGCGAAGCCGAACGTTGCCTGCGCTGTTATCGCATGGCCATGGCGGCGATTTGA
- a CDS encoding molybdopterin-dependent oxidoreductase, which yields MVSLTIDGRTVSVPAGTTILEAARQLGIAIPTLCWLQKVSPTGACRVCVVRIEGVERLMTACNTPVKEGIVVTTDSEEISATRRQIMELMLVNHPLDCPVCDAGGECDLQDACYNLDVVRQEFSAEDVQPGPIDKWPLIQQVPSRCILCEKCVKVCHEVVGSSSLFINDKGERAYIDKHLELCEFCGNCVAVCPTGTMISKLFKFRARPWELKKTRSLCTGCGSQCEIDIHVKNNQIYRITSDDENTVNNGNLCIGGFFSYGYVNSTQRLSTPLINQGGQLMRADWDEALGQVAERAQQIRAAHGADALAGLASPRLTNEENYLFQKLFRVGLGSNNIDSEARFGALRALLPLAANLGLPGASNRMDRIGHSDAVLVFGSDVTAEAPAIDWQIEAACRKRDGKLVVANMRRVKLSRWANTQLSYRPGSEVFLANALARLIVDKGLADKDYLNQYLANPEDVEKHLSQVDLAQAIKETGLSQALLEEAADYLGQAETVAVIFGGDITRGAAAADKVQAIANLALICGALHGDVGGLFPVDEKGNTQGLLDMGACPEFLPGFSDYAKEKSRFEKLWSCSLPDGGRNAEKILEGIEKGEVRFLYLAATNPLISFPDSRRWRKALESLDMLVVQDILPSEVTRLAHVVLPAAAFAEKSGSLTSLDHRVNCLRRAMKAPGKAREDWDILADLYQRLLPGSVRLDNAALLDEIKTAAPIYSDVCLPAQDRCRPCVKPLPMPEKKSLRYAPVTAKAEASGMQLLTGKILFHFGTTTTFAEGPLEVAPEGFIEVNPQDAQTLGVADGGAIRVTSQTGAAQAKVKITENVPPGLLFAPYHFSDVDINQIMPMAVNRVAVDVAKA from the coding sequence ATGGTCAGTTTGACGATTGATGGCAGGACGGTCAGCGTACCCGCAGGCACCACCATCCTGGAAGCGGCTCGTCAGCTCGGCATTGCCATTCCGACCCTGTGCTGGCTGCAAAAAGTCTCGCCGACCGGCGCCTGTCGCGTCTGCGTTGTGCGGATCGAGGGTGTCGAGCGTCTAATGACCGCGTGCAACACACCGGTCAAAGAGGGAATCGTCGTCACGACCGACAGCGAAGAGATTTCCGCAACACGTCGCCAGATCATGGAACTGATGCTGGTCAACCACCCTCTGGATTGTCCGGTGTGCGATGCCGGCGGAGAGTGTGACCTGCAGGACGCCTGCTACAATCTCGACGTCGTGCGTCAAGAATTCAGCGCCGAAGATGTCCAGCCCGGTCCCATCGACAAGTGGCCCCTGATCCAGCAGGTTCCATCGCGCTGTATCCTGTGCGAGAAATGCGTCAAGGTCTGCCATGAGGTGGTCGGCTCAAGTTCGTTGTTCATCAACGACAAGGGCGAACGCGCCTACATCGACAAACACCTTGAGCTGTGCGAGTTCTGCGGCAATTGCGTGGCCGTTTGTCCCACCGGCACAATGATCTCCAAACTTTTCAAATTCCGCGCGCGCCCCTGGGAGCTGAAAAAAACCCGTTCCCTGTGTACCGGCTGCGGCAGTCAGTGCGAAATAGATATTCATGTCAAGAACAACCAGATCTATCGCATCACTTCAGACGATGAGAATACCGTCAACAACGGCAATCTATGCATCGGGGGGTTTTTCAGCTACGGCTATGTCAACTCCACACAGCGCCTGAGCACGCCCCTGATTAACCAGGGCGGGCAATTGATGCGTGCCGATTGGGACGAAGCCCTGGGTCAGGTTGCCGAACGCGCTCAGCAAATCCGTGCCGCCCATGGCGCCGATGCCTTGGCCGGTCTCGCCTCGCCGCGCCTGACCAACGAGGAGAACTATCTCTTCCAAAAGCTTTTCCGCGTTGGGCTGGGCTCGAACAATATCGATTCCGAGGCCCGCTTCGGCGCACTGCGCGCTCTGCTGCCCCTCGCCGCTAACCTCGGCCTCCCGGGTGCCAGCAATCGCATGGATCGTATCGGCCACTCCGACGCGGTATTGGTTTTCGGCAGCGACGTCACCGCCGAAGCACCCGCCATCGACTGGCAGATCGAAGCCGCCTGCCGCAAGCGCGACGGTAAACTGGTCGTGGCCAACATGCGGCGGGTCAAACTGTCGCGCTGGGCCAACACGCAACTCAGTTATCGTCCCGGCAGCGAAGTTTTTCTGGCCAACGCCCTGGCCCGCTTGATTGTGGACAAGGGCCTGGCCGACAAAGACTATCTGAATCAATATTTGGCCAACCCCGAGGACGTCGAAAAACATCTGAGCCAAGTCGACCTCGCCCAGGCCATCAAGGAAACCGGGCTGTCTCAGGCCCTTCTCGAAGAAGCAGCCGACTATCTCGGTCAGGCCGAAACAGTTGCCGTCATTTTCGGCGGGGACATCACCCGCGGCGCTGCCGCGGCCGATAAAGTACAGGCTATCGCCAACCTGGCCTTGATCTGCGGGGCCCTGCACGGCGACGTCGGTGGACTGTTCCCGGTGGACGAAAAGGGCAACACTCAGGGATTGCTCGATATGGGCGCCTGCCCCGAATTCCTGCCCGGGTTTTCCGATTATGCAAAAGAAAAATCGCGCTTCGAGAAGCTCTGGTCGTGCAGCCTGCCCGACGGCGGGCGCAATGCCGAGAAGATTCTTGAAGGGATCGAAAAGGGTGAGGTGCGCTTCCTCTATCTTGCAGCGACCAATCCGCTCATCTCCTTTCCTGACAGCCGCCGCTGGCGCAAGGCATTGGAAAGCCTGGACATGCTGGTGGTACAGGACATTCTGCCGTCGGAAGTCACCCGCCTCGCCCATGTGGTGCTGCCCGCCGCCGCCTTCGCCGAAAAATCAGGCAGCCTGACCTCCCTTGACCATCGCGTCAATTGTCTGCGCCGTGCCATGAAGGCTCCGGGCAAGGCCCGCGAGGATTGGGACATCCTCGCCGATCTTTATCAGCGACTGCTCCCCGGCAGCGTGCGTCTCGACAATGCGGCATTGCTTGACGAAATCAAAACCGCAGCCCCCATCTACAGCGATGTGTGCCTGCCGGCTCAGGACCGGTGCCGACCCTGCGTGAAGCCGCTGCCCATGCCTGAGAAAAAGAGCCTGCGCTATGCGCCGGTCACGGCCAAGGCGGAAGCCAGCGGCATGCAGCTGCTCACGGGGAAAATCCTTTTCCACTTCGGCACCACCACCACCTTTGCCGAGGGTCCGCTGGAAGTCGCGCCCGAAGGCTTTATCGAGGTCAATCCTCAGGATGCCCAAACTCTCGGCGTTGCCGATGGCGGTGCCATCCGCGTGACCTCTCAGACCGGAGCGGCGCAGGCCAAGGTCAAGATCACCGAAAACGTTCCGCCCGGCCTGCTCTTCGCGCCTTACCATTTCAGCGACGTCGACATCAACCAGATCATGCCCATGGCGGTCAACCGCGTGGCCGTGGATGTCGCCAAAGCCTGA
- a CDS encoding cupin domain-containing protein, whose protein sequence is MDTSFFQIQDQIAFSDDAARKIALATTDHSRTTLWCLAPGQHIHPHVHAGDHVWVVLQGRGTFLGENEMSQEIGVGTVLVAPAGRPHGVRNDGDQGLVFVSVSAG, encoded by the coding sequence ATGGACACCTCTTTTTTTCAGATCCAGGATCAGATTGCTTTTTCCGATGATGCGGCACGCAAAATTGCTCTTGCCACCACCGATCATTCGCGCACCACCCTCTGGTGTCTGGCCCCAGGTCAGCATATTCATCCCCACGTCCACGCCGGTGACCATGTCTGGGTGGTGTTGCAAGGCCGCGGAACTTTTCTGGGTGAAAACGAGATGTCGCAGGAAATCGGTGTCGGGACGGTTCTGGTCGCGCCTGCCGGGCGCCCCCACGGCGTCCGCAACGACGGCGATCAAGGTCTGGTCTTCGTGAGTGTCTCCGCGGGGTAA
- the mltG gene encoding endolytic transglycosylase MltG: MKKRTRILLASLAAAVLLPLLLVTADIALFLVQPVQPSEPRVVTVAPGTGFVRIARDLEDQQVIRRSAYFIALARFKEMQGRVHAGDYRFEEPARPLEILHRLVVGDVLRYAFTVPEGLTLWEIGARLEREGFGRAETFLALARDPDLITQLGVEAQSLEGYLFPETYLLERGAVERRLINAMVREFRRRALPQWQQAAAELGLDLHEWVTLASIVQKEAGSAGEKPVISAVFHNRLQQGMRLQADPTVVYGVEDYAGRITRRHLRDPHPYNTYVISGLPPGPIANPGAAALEATAFPSDDDYLYFVSRGDGSHVFSRTLEEHNRAVRRYILSPRNSSP, from the coding sequence ATGAAGAAAAGAACCCGGATACTTCTCGCCTCCCTGGCGGCGGCCGTCCTTCTACCGCTGCTGCTGGTGACGGCAGATATCGCCCTGTTTCTTGTCCAGCCTGTGCAGCCCTCCGAGCCGCGCGTGGTGACGGTTGCGCCCGGCACCGGCTTTGTCCGTATCGCGCGTGACCTCGAAGACCAACAGGTGATTCGTCGCAGTGCTTATTTTATTGCCCTGGCACGCTTCAAGGAAATGCAGGGGCGGGTGCATGCGGGGGATTATCGGTTCGAGGAGCCGGCGCGGCCATTAGAGATATTGCACCGGCTGGTGGTGGGTGATGTTCTGCGTTACGCTTTTACGGTGCCTGAAGGCCTGACCCTGTGGGAAATCGGCGCACGCCTTGAGCGCGAGGGCTTCGGCCGTGCCGAGACGTTTCTTGCCCTGGCGCGGGACCCGGATTTGATCACACAGTTGGGGGTTGAGGCGCAGTCCTTGGAAGGGTATCTGTTTCCCGAGACCTACCTGCTGGAGCGCGGCGCCGTCGAGCGGCGTCTGATTAATGCCATGGTGCGCGAATTCCGCCGCCGTGCTTTGCCCCAATGGCAACAGGCCGCGGCAGAGTTGGGGCTGGATCTGCATGAGTGGGTGACGCTGGCTTCCATCGTGCAGAAAGAAGCGGGTTCGGCTGGGGAAAAGCCGGTGATTTCCGCGGTGTTTCATAACCGCCTGCAGCAGGGTATGCGTCTGCAAGCCGATCCGACAGTGGTGTACGGTGTCGAGGATTATGCGGGGCGTATCACGCGCCGCCATCTGCGCGATCCTCACCCCTACAACACCTATGTCATTTCCGGCTTGCCGCCCGGCCCCATTGCCAATCCCGGTGCCGCTGCCCTCGAAGCCACGGCGTTTCCCAGTGATGACGACTACCTGTACTTCGTTTCGCGCGGTGACGGCAGTCACGTCTTCTCCCGCACCCTGGAGGAACACAACCGCGCGGTGCGCCGCTATATCCTCTCGCCGCGCAATTCATCCCCTTGA
- the plsY gene encoding glycerol-3-phosphate 1-O-acyltransferase PlsY, translating to MSGFILMLAAAYFIGAIPCGLVLTRLAGLGDIRNVGSGNIGATNVYRVGGRRLGVATLILDAFKGLLPVLLAVQVFPESLWQVSLVAAAAFLGHCYPVYIGFKGGKGVATGLGIYLVLSPVSVLVALGVFAGVLWKWGYVSLASICAAGAIPLLVVVFERSLPLFLVTLLISGIVIFRHRANIERLLSGSENRFRA from the coding sequence ATGAGCGGATTTATTTTGATGCTGGCGGCGGCCTATTTCATCGGCGCCATACCCTGCGGACTGGTGCTGACCCGGCTCGCGGGGCTGGGAGACATCCGCAACGTTGGCAGCGGCAACATCGGTGCCACCAATGTTTATCGTGTCGGCGGGCGGCGTCTTGGGGTGGCCACCCTGATTCTCGATGCCTTCAAGGGTCTGCTGCCGGTGCTTTTGGCCGTGCAGGTTTTCCCCGAATCGCTCTGGCAGGTGAGTCTGGTCGCGGCGGCGGCCTTTCTGGGACACTGCTATCCCGTGTATATAGGTTTTAAGGGGGGCAAGGGTGTGGCTACGGGACTTGGCATCTACCTGGTGCTCTCGCCCGTCTCGGTGCTGGTGGCCCTGGGGGTATTTGCCGGAGTCCTCTGGAAGTGGGGCTATGTGTCCCTGGCCTCTATCTGTGCCGCCGGGGCTATTCCTCTGCTGGTGGTGGTTTTTGAGCGCTCCCTGCCTCTGTTTTTGGTTACCCTGCTTATCAGCGGGATAGTGATTTTCCGTCATCGTGCTAATATCGAGCGGCTTTTGAGCGGGAGCGAAAATCGCTTTCGTGCCTGA
- a CDS encoding heavy metal translocating P-type ATPase produces the protein MKFFRAVMEAEERRAIFLTAISGVFLLLSIATDVAPLGIDPAWGAILISGAPVIYNSFYKLIFHGNVRAGLLISIAVIACVAVGEFFAAGEVVFIMAIGGLLEDYTVRRSKAGLKSLMNMKPATARVQRNGEYAVIAAKDVVAGDIVRIIAGETIPVDGVVIEGATNVDQALMTGESVPVDKVAGDEVYSATTNIHGSILVRATKVGADSTIARMIAMISEAENKKAPIVRTMDKWASYLVVVALVLSVVVGFATGDIIRAITVLVVFCPCALVLATPTAIAAGIGNATKHGVIIKSGAALEQLTHVKRIVFDKTGTLTHGEPKVKEIFLAEGSSLTEEEFLHLCASVEMHSEHPLGMAIVKAAKNRNIAVREPEKFTVLPGKGVDAVVQGKEVIIGNRSILNDHGLSLDPVFADLVTRQNEEGRSVVFAAIEQKVVGALALADTLRPDAKEIVERLAGFRKKLTLLTGDAQAIAAKISQQVGIADYRANLLPEGKMQAIEEYEGSGERVCMVGDGINDAPALKTASIGIAMAGIGSDIAADAADIILVKDELAKLPYIMALATAVSQKIKQNIILSLSMNFGAIALAALGILGPVSGALMHNVSSVLVVLNAALLLKGVKETKDQKQTSFEPRPAYLEEVP, from the coding sequence ATGAAATTTTTCAGGGCAGTGATGGAGGCCGAAGAAAGACGAGCCATCTTTCTGACTGCAATTTCCGGTGTCTTTCTGCTGTTGAGTATCGCCACCGATGTCGCTCCGTTGGGAATCGACCCCGCCTGGGGCGCCATCCTCATCTCCGGCGCACCCGTTATCTACAACAGTTTTTACAAGCTTATTTTTCACGGCAATGTCCGGGCCGGCCTGCTCATTTCCATCGCCGTCATCGCCTGTGTGGCGGTGGGAGAGTTTTTCGCGGCCGGCGAAGTGGTGTTCATCATGGCCATCGGGGGGCTTCTCGAGGATTACACCGTGAGGCGATCCAAAGCCGGACTGAAATCTCTGATGAACATGAAACCCGCCACGGCGCGTGTACAAAGAAACGGCGAATATGCCGTGATCGCCGCCAAGGACGTGGTCGCAGGCGATATCGTGCGGATCATCGCCGGTGAGACCATCCCCGTCGACGGTGTGGTGATCGAAGGGGCCACCAACGTCGACCAGGCGCTCATGACAGGGGAATCCGTTCCCGTGGATAAAGTCGCAGGCGATGAGGTGTACAGCGCCACGACCAACATTCACGGCAGCATCCTGGTGCGGGCGACCAAGGTAGGCGCGGATTCTACGATCGCGCGCATGATCGCCATGATCAGTGAAGCCGAAAACAAGAAGGCTCCCATTGTGCGCACCATGGACAAGTGGGCCAGCTATTTGGTTGTCGTCGCGCTGGTGCTCTCGGTCGTCGTCGGCTTCGCCACCGGCGACATTATCCGCGCCATTACCGTGCTGGTGGTCTTTTGTCCCTGCGCCCTCGTTCTGGCAACGCCCACGGCTATTGCGGCAGGGATCGGCAATGCGACCAAGCATGGAGTCATCATCAAGTCGGGGGCGGCGCTGGAGCAGCTGACCCACGTCAAACGCATCGTCTTCGATAAAACCGGCACCCTGACCCACGGCGAACCGAAGGTCAAAGAGATCTTTCTGGCCGAGGGCTCATCACTGACGGAAGAAGAGTTCCTGCACCTGTGCGCTTCGGTCGAGATGCACTCTGAGCATCCGCTGGGGATGGCCATCGTCAAGGCCGCCAAAAATCGCAATATCGCTGTGCGCGAGCCGGAGAAGTTCACGGTCCTTCCCGGTAAAGGCGTCGATGCCGTTGTGCAGGGCAAGGAGGTCATTATAGGGAATCGCTCCATCCTGAACGACCATGGCCTGTCTCTGGATCCCGTCTTCGCCGATCTCGTCACGCGGCAGAACGAAGAGGGCCGTAGCGTGGTTTTTGCGGCAATAGAGCAGAAGGTTGTCGGGGCCCTGGCCCTGGCCGATACTTTGCGGCCTGACGCCAAAGAAATCGTCGAACGTCTGGCCGGGTTCAGGAAGAAGCTCACCCTGCTGACCGGCGATGCCCAGGCGATAGCAGCAAAGATATCGCAGCAAGTGGGTATTGCGGACTACCGCGCCAATCTTCTGCCTGAAGGCAAGATGCAGGCGATTGAAGAGTACGAGGGTTCAGGCGAAAGGGTCTGCATGGTGGGGGACGGGATCAATGACGCACCGGCGCTGAAAACCGCGAGCATCGGTATCGCCATGGCAGGAATCGGCAGCGACATTGCAGCGGATGCCGCGGACATTATCCTGGTCAAGGATGAGCTTGCCAAGCTTCCCTATATCATGGCACTGGCCACTGCGGTTTCGCAAAAGATAAAGCAGAATATCATTTTGTCTCTGAGCATGAATTTCGGCGCCATTGCTCTTGCTGCTCTCGGCATCCTCGGTCCGGTCAGCGGCGCGCTGATGCACAATGTCAGCTCCGTGCTGGTGGTGTTGAATGCCGCTTTGCTGTTGAAGGGTGTCAAAGAAACAAAAGATCAAAAACAAACCAGCTTCGAGCCGCGTCCAGCCTATTTAGAGGAGGTACCGTAG
- a CDS encoding MarR family winged helix-turn-helix transcriptional regulator produces the protein MVDQRQIELSQILIELYDKISSWEHAVVRKSGLSPAQMHAVEIVGHHEKLRMKELAEKMGITTGTLTVMVDRLEREGLVSRQPHPTDRRSYVIVLTENGREQFEEHHQMHCLLTAEITASFDDEEMDRLKGYLERLVQRF, from the coding sequence ATGGTCGATCAGCGACAGATCGAACTTTCGCAAATTCTTATCGAATTGTATGACAAGATTTCTTCCTGGGAGCATGCCGTGGTGCGCAAAAGCGGCCTGTCGCCGGCCCAGATGCATGCGGTGGAAATCGTTGGTCACCACGAGAAACTGCGCATGAAAGAGTTGGCCGAAAAGATGGGGATTACCACCGGCACGCTGACAGTCATGGTCGACCGGCTGGAAAGGGAAGGTCTGGTCAGCCGACAGCCGCATCCGACGGACCGTCGCTCCTATGTCATCGTTTTGACCGAGAATGGGCGCGAACAGTTTGAAGAGCACCATCAGATGCACTGCCTTCTCACCGCCGAGATCACGGCGTCCTTCGACGATGAGGAGATGGACAGACTGAAAGGTTATCTGGAGCGTCTGGTTCAACGGTTCTGA